A genomic window from Lasioglossum baleicum chromosome 7, iyLasBale1, whole genome shotgun sequence includes:
- the Cnbp gene encoding CCHC-type zinc finger nucleic acid binding protein — translation MSSSACYKCNRMGHYARECPHGGGAGARGDRGREREGGFVRGRDKCYKCNQFGHFARECKEDQDLCYRCNGVGHIAKDCQQGPEMSCFNCNKTGHIARSCPEGGNDSGRFAMQSCYNCNKTGHIARNCTEAGGKTCYICGKTGHISRDCDQDDRK, via the exons ATGAGTTCGAGCGCTTGTTACAAGTGTAACCGGATGGGCCACTACGCTCGGGAGTGCCCTCATGGTGGCGGTGCCGGTGCTAGAGGCGACCGTGGACGTGAACGAGAAGGTGGTTTCGTACGGGGCCGAGACAAATGCTATAAGTGTAACCAATTTGGACACTTTGCACGTGAATGCAAAGAAGACCAAGACCTTTGCTACCGTTGCAACGGTGTTGGACATATTGCGAAAGACTGCCAACAG GGGCCTGAGATGAGCTGTTTCAACTGCAACAAGACTGGTCATATTGCACGCAGCTGCCCCGAGGGTGGCAATGATTCTGGACGCTTTGCCATGCAAAGTTGCTATAATTGCAACAAGACAGGTCATATCGCTCGCAACTGTACCGAGGCTGGTGGAAAAACGTGCTACATTTGTGGCAAAACTGGTCACATAAGCCGTGATTGTGATCAGGATGACAGGAAGTAG
- the Bicd gene encoding microtubule-associated protein Bicaudal D isoform X2, translated as MASTDSVTTEDLRNEIERLSRELDLASTEKVQSAQYGLALLEEKSALEQRCNDVEALYENTKHELEITQEALAKFQTTTKLTTKSGIEQEESLLNESAARETSLQSEIIELENETKQLRHELERVQSERDHALQEREEVGKDHQQAETERKSLRTMLRECRFREARLLQDYSELEDENISLQKQVSGLRSSQVEFEGAKHEIRRLTEEVELLNSQVEELTNLKKIAEKQMEEALESLQAEREAKYALKKELDQRINSESIYNLSNLALSIRGITEDHTICSDGEDDSPALRRIEADLKTQEPGTSATDKQVDLFSEIHLNELKKLEKQLELAESEKAHLTHNLRESQYAVEKSQNELQSFVARIVQLAAHVQSLHHLHSKLPEKQTEEATLDKLNQAIMQYHQWSTMSAREVNQLQKDLAELENGLTISDSTQQLRTELTNLRNKIPESEKSLREKLLDTEQRSIQLESDIATLSKLAMEAGGFLDSAQNDLQNISDEVAQLYHHVCTVNGEIPSRVVLDHEKIVPDKEEENEKIEWCRTSFKTDIQIKDLESLSKAKEIAKHIETAMDQIKHLRSAVEHTIELSKVKGIQSNVCNVCEGSVNENKAEVADLQEQVIRLKALLSAKREQIATLRTVLKSNKNTAEVALTNLKSKYENEKSIVNETMLKLRNELRMLKENAATFSSLRAMFAARCEEYVTQVEELQRQLAAAEDDRKTLNQLLRLAVQQKLCLTMKLEELEVDRELRNTRRHAASANGRGRPRLSQQTNRPHLGREFF; from the exons ATGGCCTCGACAGACAGTGTTACGACAGAAGACCTCCGGAACGAGATCGAGAGGCTCTCACGTGAATTAGATTTAGCATCTACGGAAAAAGTACAATCGGCTCAATATGGTCTAGCTCTGCTCGAAGAAAAATCTGCTTTGGAGCAGAGATGCAACGATGTCGAGGCCCTCTACGAAAACACGAAACACGAATTGGAAATCACGCAGGAG GCTTTAGCAAAGTTTCAGACAACTACGAAACTAACTACAAAAAGTGGTATAGAACAAGAGGAGAGTCTTCTTAATGAAAGTGCTGCGCGAGAAACGTCTCTTCAGTCAGAAATCATCGAATTAGAAAACGAAACGAAGCAA TTGCGTCATGAGCTGGAGCGAGTGCAATCCGAACGTGATCATGCGTTACAAGAACGAGAAGAAGTCGGTAAAGACCACCAACAGGCAGAGACGGAAAGGAAGTCTTTACGTACTATGCTGCGCGAATGTAGATTTCGCGAAGCTCGACTGCTTCAAGATTATTCAGAGTTGGAAgatgaaaatatttcattacaaAAGCAGGTATCTGGATTACGATCCAGCCAGGTAGAATTCGAAGGTGCCAAACACGAGATAAGAAGATTAACGGAAGAAGTGGAACTTCTAAATAGTCAAGTTGAAgaattaacaaatttaaaaaagatcGCCGAGAAGCAAATGGAAGAAGCGCTTGAATCGTTACAAGCTGAACGCGAAGCAAAATATGCTCTCAAGAAAGAACTCGATCAAAGAATTAATAGCGAGTCCATTTATAATCTTAGCAATCTTGCACTTTCGATTAGAGGTATCACAGAAGATCATACAATATGCAGTGACGGAGAAGACGATTCTCCAGCATTACGTAGAATCGAGGCTGATTTGAAAACTCAAGAACCAGGCACCTCGGCTACTGACAAACAAGTTGATTTGTTCTCTGAAATTCATTTGAATGAACTGAAGAAATTAGAGAAACAGTTAGAACTAGCCGAGTCTGAGAAGGCTCATCTCACGCACAACTTAAGAGAATCACAATACGCGGTTGAGAAAAGCCAGAATGAATTGCAATCCTTTGTTGCGCGCATCGTGCAATTAGCAGCCCATGTACAGTCGTTGCATCATCTTCACTCTAAATTGCCTGAAAAACAAACCGAAGAAGCAACGCTGGATAAATTAAATCAG GCCATAATGCAATATCATCAATGGAGTACTATGTCTGCACGAGAAGTGAATCAGCTTCAAAAGGATTTAGCTGAATTGGAAAATGGTTTAACTATATCCGATTCAACGCAACAATTACGAACGGAATTAACGAATCTTAGAAATAAG ATCCCTGAGTCAGAGAAGAGCCTTCGAGAAAAG CTTTTAGATACAGAGCAAAGAAGCATACAGCTTGAATCTGATATTGCTACCTTGTCAAAACTTGCAATGGAAGCTGGTGGTTTTCTTGACTCTGCGCAGAACGATTTACAGAATATTTCTGACGAGGTTGCTCAACTTTATCATCACGTTTGCACGGTCAATGGAGAAATTCCGTCGCGCGTGGTTCTTGACCACGAGAAAATCGTTCCGGATAAGGAGGAAGAGAATGAAAAGATAGAATGGTGCAGAACTTCGTTCAAAACGGATATACAAATCAAGGATTTAGAAAGTTTGAGTAAAGCTAAAGAAATAGCGAAGCATATAGAAACTGCGATGGATCAAATTAAACACCTCAGAAGCGCCGTAGAACACACAATCGAACTGTCCAAAGTCAAGGGAATACAGTCGAATGTTTGTAATGTGTGCGAAG GATCTGTAAATGAGAACAAAGCAGAGGTAGCAGATCTACAAGAACAAGTGATTAGGTTGAAGGCATTGCTATCAGCTAAACGCGAACAGATCGCAACCTTGAGAACAGTACTAAAATCAAACAAAAATACTGCAGAAGTAGCACTCACGAACTTGAAGAGCAAATATGAAAATGAGAAGAGCATTGTTAACGAAACCATGTTGAAACTGAGAAACGAGCTTAGAATGTTAAAGGAAAATGCAGCAACATTCTCAA GTTTACGTGCGATGTTTGCCGCACGCTGCGAAGAATACGTAACCCAGGTCGAAGAGCTTCAGAGGCAGTTGGCGGCTGCTGAAGACGACAGGAAAACGTTGAATCAGCTTCTGCGGCTAGCGGTGCAGCAGAAGCTGTGTCTGACGATGAAGTTGGAGGAGCTGGAGGTGGATCGGGAGTTACGGAACACTCGACGACACGCAGCCAGCGCAAACGGACGAGGTAGACCGCGATTGTCGCAACAGACGAACCGTCCTCACTTAGGCAGAGAGTTCTTCTAG
- the Bicd gene encoding microtubule-associated protein Bicaudal D isoform X3, with the protein MASTDSVTTEDLRNEIERLSRELDLASTEKVQSAQYGLALLEEKSALEQRCNDVEALYENTKHELEITQEALAKFQTTTKLTTKSGIEQEESLLNESAARETSLQSEIIELENETKQLRHELERVQSERDHALQEREEVGKDHQQAETERKSLRTMLRECRFREARLLQDYSELEDENISLQKQVSGLRSSQVEFEGAKHEIRRLTEEVELLNSQVEELTNLKKIAEKQMEEALESLQAEREAKYALKKELDQRINSESIYNLSNLALSIRGITEDHTICSDGEDDSPALRRIEADLKTQEPGTSATDKQVDLFSEIHLNELKKLEKQLELAESEKAHLTHNLRESQYAVEKSQNELQSFVARIVQLAAHVQSLHHLHSKLPEKQTEEATLDKLNQAIMQYHQWSTMSAREVNQLQKDLAELENGLTISDSTQQLRTELTNLRNKLLDTEQRSIQLESDIATLSKLAMEAGGFLDSAQNDLQNISDEVAQLYHHVCTVNGEIPSRVVLDHEKIVPDKEEENEKIEWCRTSFKTDIQIKDLESLSKAKEIAKHIETAMDQIKHLRSAVEHTIELSKVKGIQSNVCNVCEGSVNENKAEVADLQEQVIRLKALLSAKREQIATLRTVLKSNKNTAEVALTNLKSKYENEKSIVNETMLKLRNELRMLKENAATFSSLRAMFAARCEEYVTQVEELQRQLAAAEDDRKTLNQLLRLAVQQKLCLTMKLEELEVDRELRNTRRHAASANGRGRPRLSQQTNRPHLGREFF; encoded by the exons ATGGCCTCGACAGACAGTGTTACGACAGAAGACCTCCGGAACGAGATCGAGAGGCTCTCACGTGAATTAGATTTAGCATCTACGGAAAAAGTACAATCGGCTCAATATGGTCTAGCTCTGCTCGAAGAAAAATCTGCTTTGGAGCAGAGATGCAACGATGTCGAGGCCCTCTACGAAAACACGAAACACGAATTGGAAATCACGCAGGAG GCTTTAGCAAAGTTTCAGACAACTACGAAACTAACTACAAAAAGTGGTATAGAACAAGAGGAGAGTCTTCTTAATGAAAGTGCTGCGCGAGAAACGTCTCTTCAGTCAGAAATCATCGAATTAGAAAACGAAACGAAGCAA TTGCGTCATGAGCTGGAGCGAGTGCAATCCGAACGTGATCATGCGTTACAAGAACGAGAAGAAGTCGGTAAAGACCACCAACAGGCAGAGACGGAAAGGAAGTCTTTACGTACTATGCTGCGCGAATGTAGATTTCGCGAAGCTCGACTGCTTCAAGATTATTCAGAGTTGGAAgatgaaaatatttcattacaaAAGCAGGTATCTGGATTACGATCCAGCCAGGTAGAATTCGAAGGTGCCAAACACGAGATAAGAAGATTAACGGAAGAAGTGGAACTTCTAAATAGTCAAGTTGAAgaattaacaaatttaaaaaagatcGCCGAGAAGCAAATGGAAGAAGCGCTTGAATCGTTACAAGCTGAACGCGAAGCAAAATATGCTCTCAAGAAAGAACTCGATCAAAGAATTAATAGCGAGTCCATTTATAATCTTAGCAATCTTGCACTTTCGATTAGAGGTATCACAGAAGATCATACAATATGCAGTGACGGAGAAGACGATTCTCCAGCATTACGTAGAATCGAGGCTGATTTGAAAACTCAAGAACCAGGCACCTCGGCTACTGACAAACAAGTTGATTTGTTCTCTGAAATTCATTTGAATGAACTGAAGAAATTAGAGAAACAGTTAGAACTAGCCGAGTCTGAGAAGGCTCATCTCACGCACAACTTAAGAGAATCACAATACGCGGTTGAGAAAAGCCAGAATGAATTGCAATCCTTTGTTGCGCGCATCGTGCAATTAGCAGCCCATGTACAGTCGTTGCATCATCTTCACTCTAAATTGCCTGAAAAACAAACCGAAGAAGCAACGCTGGATAAATTAAATCAG GCCATAATGCAATATCATCAATGGAGTACTATGTCTGCACGAGAAGTGAATCAGCTTCAAAAGGATTTAGCTGAATTGGAAAATGGTTTAACTATATCCGATTCAACGCAACAATTACGAACGGAATTAACGAATCTTAGAAATAAG CTTTTAGATACAGAGCAAAGAAGCATACAGCTTGAATCTGATATTGCTACCTTGTCAAAACTTGCAATGGAAGCTGGTGGTTTTCTTGACTCTGCGCAGAACGATTTACAGAATATTTCTGACGAGGTTGCTCAACTTTATCATCACGTTTGCACGGTCAATGGAGAAATTCCGTCGCGCGTGGTTCTTGACCACGAGAAAATCGTTCCGGATAAGGAGGAAGAGAATGAAAAGATAGAATGGTGCAGAACTTCGTTCAAAACGGATATACAAATCAAGGATTTAGAAAGTTTGAGTAAAGCTAAAGAAATAGCGAAGCATATAGAAACTGCGATGGATCAAATTAAACACCTCAGAAGCGCCGTAGAACACACAATCGAACTGTCCAAAGTCAAGGGAATACAGTCGAATGTTTGTAATGTGTGCGAAG GATCTGTAAATGAGAACAAAGCAGAGGTAGCAGATCTACAAGAACAAGTGATTAGGTTGAAGGCATTGCTATCAGCTAAACGCGAACAGATCGCAACCTTGAGAACAGTACTAAAATCAAACAAAAATACTGCAGAAGTAGCACTCACGAACTTGAAGAGCAAATATGAAAATGAGAAGAGCATTGTTAACGAAACCATGTTGAAACTGAGAAACGAGCTTAGAATGTTAAAGGAAAATGCAGCAACATTCTCAA GTTTACGTGCGATGTTTGCCGCACGCTGCGAAGAATACGTAACCCAGGTCGAAGAGCTTCAGAGGCAGTTGGCGGCTGCTGAAGACGACAGGAAAACGTTGAATCAGCTTCTGCGGCTAGCGGTGCAGCAGAAGCTGTGTCTGACGATGAAGTTGGAGGAGCTGGAGGTGGATCGGGAGTTACGGAACACTCGACGACACGCAGCCAGCGCAAACGGACGAGGTAGACCGCGATTGTCGCAACAGACGAACCGTCCTCACTTAGGCAGAGAGTTCTTCTAG
- the Bicd gene encoding microtubule-associated protein Bicaudal D isoform X1, which yields MASTDSVTTEDLRNEIERLSRELDLASTEKVQSAQYGLALLEEKSALEQRCNDVEALYENTKHELEITQEALAKFQTTTKLTTKSGIEQEESLLNESAARETSLQSEIIELENETKQLRHELERVQSERDHALQEREEVGKDHQQAETERKSLRTMLRECRFREARLLQDYSELEDENISLQKQVSGLRSSQVEFEGAKHEIRRLTEEVELLNSQVEELTNLKKIAEKQMEEALESLQAEREAKYALKKELDQRINSESIYNLSNLALSIRGITEDHTICSDGEDDSPALRRIEADLKTQEPGTSATDKQVDLFSEIHLNELKKLEKQLELAESEKAHLTHNLRESQYAVEKSQNELQSFVARIVQLAAHVQSLHHLHSKLPEKQTEEATLDKLNQAIMQYHQWSTMSAREVNQLQKDLAELENGLTISDSTQQLRTELTNLRNKIPESEKSLREKVGACDPFDLLDTEQRSIQLESDIATLSKLAMEAGGFLDSAQNDLQNISDEVAQLYHHVCTVNGEIPSRVVLDHEKIVPDKEEENEKIEWCRTSFKTDIQIKDLESLSKAKEIAKHIETAMDQIKHLRSAVEHTIELSKVKGIQSNVCNVCEGSVNENKAEVADLQEQVIRLKALLSAKREQIATLRTVLKSNKNTAEVALTNLKSKYENEKSIVNETMLKLRNELRMLKENAATFSSLRAMFAARCEEYVTQVEELQRQLAAAEDDRKTLNQLLRLAVQQKLCLTMKLEELEVDRELRNTRRHAASANGRGRPRLSQQTNRPHLGREFF from the exons ATGGCCTCGACAGACAGTGTTACGACAGAAGACCTCCGGAACGAGATCGAGAGGCTCTCACGTGAATTAGATTTAGCATCTACGGAAAAAGTACAATCGGCTCAATATGGTCTAGCTCTGCTCGAAGAAAAATCTGCTTTGGAGCAGAGATGCAACGATGTCGAGGCCCTCTACGAAAACACGAAACACGAATTGGAAATCACGCAGGAG GCTTTAGCAAAGTTTCAGACAACTACGAAACTAACTACAAAAAGTGGTATAGAACAAGAGGAGAGTCTTCTTAATGAAAGTGCTGCGCGAGAAACGTCTCTTCAGTCAGAAATCATCGAATTAGAAAACGAAACGAAGCAA TTGCGTCATGAGCTGGAGCGAGTGCAATCCGAACGTGATCATGCGTTACAAGAACGAGAAGAAGTCGGTAAAGACCACCAACAGGCAGAGACGGAAAGGAAGTCTTTACGTACTATGCTGCGCGAATGTAGATTTCGCGAAGCTCGACTGCTTCAAGATTATTCAGAGTTGGAAgatgaaaatatttcattacaaAAGCAGGTATCTGGATTACGATCCAGCCAGGTAGAATTCGAAGGTGCCAAACACGAGATAAGAAGATTAACGGAAGAAGTGGAACTTCTAAATAGTCAAGTTGAAgaattaacaaatttaaaaaagatcGCCGAGAAGCAAATGGAAGAAGCGCTTGAATCGTTACAAGCTGAACGCGAAGCAAAATATGCTCTCAAGAAAGAACTCGATCAAAGAATTAATAGCGAGTCCATTTATAATCTTAGCAATCTTGCACTTTCGATTAGAGGTATCACAGAAGATCATACAATATGCAGTGACGGAGAAGACGATTCTCCAGCATTACGTAGAATCGAGGCTGATTTGAAAACTCAAGAACCAGGCACCTCGGCTACTGACAAACAAGTTGATTTGTTCTCTGAAATTCATTTGAATGAACTGAAGAAATTAGAGAAACAGTTAGAACTAGCCGAGTCTGAGAAGGCTCATCTCACGCACAACTTAAGAGAATCACAATACGCGGTTGAGAAAAGCCAGAATGAATTGCAATCCTTTGTTGCGCGCATCGTGCAATTAGCAGCCCATGTACAGTCGTTGCATCATCTTCACTCTAAATTGCCTGAAAAACAAACCGAAGAAGCAACGCTGGATAAATTAAATCAG GCCATAATGCAATATCATCAATGGAGTACTATGTCTGCACGAGAAGTGAATCAGCTTCAAAAGGATTTAGCTGAATTGGAAAATGGTTTAACTATATCCGATTCAACGCAACAATTACGAACGGAATTAACGAATCTTAGAAATAAG ATCCCTGAGTCAGAGAAGAGCCTTCGAGAAAAGGTTGGAGCGTGTGATCCCTTTGAC CTTTTAGATACAGAGCAAAGAAGCATACAGCTTGAATCTGATATTGCTACCTTGTCAAAACTTGCAATGGAAGCTGGTGGTTTTCTTGACTCTGCGCAGAACGATTTACAGAATATTTCTGACGAGGTTGCTCAACTTTATCATCACGTTTGCACGGTCAATGGAGAAATTCCGTCGCGCGTGGTTCTTGACCACGAGAAAATCGTTCCGGATAAGGAGGAAGAGAATGAAAAGATAGAATGGTGCAGAACTTCGTTCAAAACGGATATACAAATCAAGGATTTAGAAAGTTTGAGTAAAGCTAAAGAAATAGCGAAGCATATAGAAACTGCGATGGATCAAATTAAACACCTCAGAAGCGCCGTAGAACACACAATCGAACTGTCCAAAGTCAAGGGAATACAGTCGAATGTTTGTAATGTGTGCGAAG GATCTGTAAATGAGAACAAAGCAGAGGTAGCAGATCTACAAGAACAAGTGATTAGGTTGAAGGCATTGCTATCAGCTAAACGCGAACAGATCGCAACCTTGAGAACAGTACTAAAATCAAACAAAAATACTGCAGAAGTAGCACTCACGAACTTGAAGAGCAAATATGAAAATGAGAAGAGCATTGTTAACGAAACCATGTTGAAACTGAGAAACGAGCTTAGAATGTTAAAGGAAAATGCAGCAACATTCTCAA GTTTACGTGCGATGTTTGCCGCACGCTGCGAAGAATACGTAACCCAGGTCGAAGAGCTTCAGAGGCAGTTGGCGGCTGCTGAAGACGACAGGAAAACGTTGAATCAGCTTCTGCGGCTAGCGGTGCAGCAGAAGCTGTGTCTGACGATGAAGTTGGAGGAGCTGGAGGTGGATCGGGAGTTACGGAACACTCGACGACACGCAGCCAGCGCAAACGGACGAGGTAGACCGCGATTGTCGCAACAGACGAACCGTCCTCACTTAGGCAGAGAGTTCTTCTAG